From the genome of candidate division KSB1 bacterium:
TGAAGCAGCGGGTCATCATCGAGACGCGTCTGCGCAATCTCAGCCCGCAAATTCATATCATGGAAGGCGATCGCAAGCTCAGCACCTACATCCTGCCGACCCGTTCGCACTTGCAGGTGCACGACGGCCAGGAGGTCAAGGCCGGTGATGTGCTGGTGAAGATTCCGCGTGAGATTGCCAAAACCCGTGATATCACCGGTGGTTTGCCGCGCGTGGCGGAGCTGTTTGAAGCGCGCCGCCCGAAGGAACCGGCGATCGTGAGCGAGATCGACGGTCAGGTCAAATTCGGGGAAATACGCCGTGGCGTTCGCAAAATCACCATTGTTTCGCGGGATGGCAAGGAAGAAAAGGTCTATCAGATTCCGTATGGCAAACACGTACTCGTGCACGATGGTGATTGGGTGCAGGCGGGTGAGAAACTCTCGGAAGGCTCGATCGCGCCGCAGGATATTCTGAATATCATGGGGCCGAACAAAGTGCAGGAGTACCTGGTGAATGAAATCCAGGAAGTTTACCGCCTGCAAGGCGTTCGCATCAATGACAAGCACATTGAAGTCATCGTGCGGCAGATGCTGCAGAAGGTGAAGATCGAAGATCCGGGAGATACGGCTTATTTGGAAGGCGATCAAGTTGACAAGATTCGCTTCCTTGCCGAAAACGAGTCGATGAAGCAGCGGGTGGTGGTTACCGACCCTGGTGATTCCAAGTTGGCGGTGGATGCATTGCTTGACCAGGCCGAAGTCGACCGTCTGAACGACAAGTTGAAGGCCGCCGGCAAGAACCCAATCAAATTCCGTCCGGCGAAACCTGCGACTTTTCAACCCCTGCTGCTCGGTATTACCAAGGCTTCTTTGACCACGGATAGTTTTATCTCCGCGGCCTCCTTCCAGGAGACCACCCGTGTTCTCACCGAGGCGTCAATCGAAGGGAAAGTCGACCGGCTGCTGGGTCTGAAGGAGAATGTCATTATGGGCAATCTCATTCCAGCAGGCACGGGTCTGAGCAAGTTCAGGCGACTGCGAGTCTTCCTGGATGACCAGATCGGTGAAATGGAGACCACCATAAAAACTGCCGTCGGGTAGGGAGCCTTGTCTCGTGATGCTGGCATTGCCAGAACAAAAATATTGCTTTATTAAAGTGCCTTGTTTATATTCACACTCTGTAATTTTACAGGAGCTTGCTTGCCAACCATAAATCAATTGGTCCGCCTCGGGCGGAAGAAGATCGGACGAAAGACGACTGCGCCGGCTTTGGCTGGCTCACCACAACGGCGGGGTGTTTGTACAAGAGTGTACACAACCACCCCCAAAAAGCCGAACTCCGCGTTGCGCAAAGTCGCGCGCGTTCGATTGACAAACAGCTATGAGGTTACCGCCTACATTCCCGGTGAGGGTCACAATCTCCAGGAGCATTCGATCGTTTTGATTCGTGGCGGCCGCGTGAAAGACCTGCCGGGTGTGCGTTATCATATTGTCCGTGGCGTCTACGACACGGCAGGCGTACAAGAGCGCCATCAAGGACGTTCGAAGTACGGCACGAAAAAGAAATCAACCGCGAGCAAATAATTTTGAGCCATGCCGAGACGGAAACGAGTATTGAAGCGTGAAGTGCTGCCCGACCCGAAGTACGGCAGCGTGCTGGTGACCAAGTTCATAAATGGTTTGATGGAACGCGGCAAGCGCAGTATTGCCGAGAAGATTTTTTATCGGGCCATTGAGCTCGCCGAGGAAAAGAGCGGCCGCACGGGGTTGCAGGTTTTCGAGAAGGCCGTTGAAAATGTGAAGCCTCTCCTCGAAGTGAAATCCCGCCGCGTGGGTGGTGCCAACTACCAGGTCCCGGTTGAAGTCCGGCCGCAGCGCCAGCAGGCATTGGCCATCCGCTGGCTGGTGGGGTTTGCCCGCGAACGCAGCGAGAAAACCATG
Proteins encoded in this window:
- the rpsL gene encoding 30S ribosomal protein S12, giving the protein MPTINQLVRLGRKKIGRKTTAPALAGSPQRRGVCTRVYTTTPKKPNSALRKVARVRLTNSYEVTAYIPGEGHNLQEHSIVLIRGGRVKDLPGVRYHIVRGVYDTAGVQERHQGRSKYGTKKKSTASK
- the rpsG gene encoding 30S ribosomal protein S7, which translates into the protein MPRRKRVLKREVLPDPKYGSVLVTKFINGLMERGKRSIAEKIFYRAIELAEEKSGRTGLQVFEKAVENVKPLLEVKSRRVGGANYQVPVEVRPQRQQALAIRWLVGFARERSEKTMAERLANELFAASNKEGNAIKKREDTHKMAEANRAFSHFRW